One window from the genome of Rhodopseudomonas sp. P2A-2r encodes:
- a CDS encoding universal stress protein: protein MAIKDMLLTLTTYPEPTPVQVVEDAVAVAALLGSHIAAIACETHVEVPGSFLSSSLVNVAALVADEARKSLVNARNLLATFEATAAKQGVLYETITERCMADEVPDVMVDYAKLRDLTIVSVPEGSDEWIAEAIIFGSGRPTLVLPDRPRIRPLELKTVLVAWDFSRAATRAVADAMPILEQAGSVRIVTVSGEKDFDSNRSAEELAKNLARHGLNVVLEEVDAGDDDIGDVLEARALACSADLLVMGAYGHSRFREFILGGATRSLLAEAPLPILFSH from the coding sequence ATGGCCATCAAGGACATGCTGCTGACATTGACGACCTATCCGGAGCCGACGCCGGTGCAGGTGGTCGAGGACGCTGTCGCCGTCGCCGCGTTACTCGGCTCGCATATCGCGGCCATTGCCTGCGAGACCCATGTGGAGGTGCCGGGCAGTTTCCTCTCGAGTTCGCTGGTCAACGTCGCCGCCCTTGTGGCCGACGAAGCGCGCAAGAGCCTCGTCAACGCCCGCAATCTGCTGGCGACGTTCGAGGCGACAGCGGCTAAGCAGGGCGTGCTGTACGAGACGATCACCGAGCGTTGCATGGCCGACGAGGTGCCTGACGTCATGGTCGACTACGCCAAGCTGCGCGACCTGACCATCGTCTCGGTTCCGGAGGGCTCCGATGAATGGATCGCCGAAGCGATCATCTTCGGGTCCGGCAGGCCGACGCTGGTATTGCCGGATCGGCCGCGTATCCGGCCGCTCGAATTGAAGACCGTCCTGGTGGCGTGGGATTTCAGCCGCGCTGCGACGCGCGCCGTCGCCGACGCCATGCCGATCCTTGAACAGGCCGGCTCTGTCCGCATTGTCACAGTGTCCGGTGAGAAGGATTTCGACAGCAATCGCTCTGCCGAAGAACTGGCCAAGAACCTGGCGCGCCACGGCCTCAACGTGGTGCTGGAGGAAGTCGATGCCGGCGACGATGATATTGGTGACGTGCTGGAGGCCCGCGCGCTGGCCTGCAGCGCCGATCTGCTGGTGATGGGCGCCTACGGCCATTCCCGATTCCGCGAATTCATCCTCGGCGGTGCCACCCGGAGCCTGCTGGCAGAGGCCCCGTTGCCGATTCTGTTCTCGCACTGA